Proteins from a single region of Acidobacteriota bacterium:
- the xerC gene encoding site-specific tyrosine recombinase XerC, translating to MARLVDLVTAFLRWSEASGYAPDTVRVRKKALEDFCAWCRERSVTAAGEVTRPMLLRYQRHLFDLRQASGKPLSWSSQHGRMVAVRGFFRWATMESYILYNPASELHLPRRPHRLPKAVLSVSEVEAVLAAPEVGTVRGLRDRALLEVLYSTGLRRMEVIGLEVFDVDLRRGLVRVEQGKGSRDRVVPVGQRACAWVSRYLAEGRPELVVDPAQRALFVADGGRAFHPQYLSRLVRRYVEAAGIEKSGSCHLFRHTAATLMLENGADIRFIQQLLGHAEISTTQIYTQVSIQALQEVHTRTHPGAALRRREDAGREIEAEELLGALEAEELEEAVEEAAAPSGLPCSGSS from the coding sequence ATGGCTCGGCTTGTGGACCTGGTGACGGCGTTTCTGCGCTGGAGCGAGGCGTCGGGGTACGCGCCGGACACGGTGCGGGTGCGCAAGAAGGCCCTGGAGGACTTTTGCGCCTGGTGCCGAGAGCGATCAGTGACGGCGGCGGGGGAGGTGACGCGGCCGATGCTGCTGCGCTACCAGCGGCATCTCTTCGATCTGCGCCAGGCGAGCGGCAAGCCGCTATCGTGGTCGAGCCAGCACGGTCGGATGGTGGCGGTGCGGGGGTTTTTCCGCTGGGCGACGATGGAGAGCTACATCCTCTACAACCCGGCGTCGGAGCTGCACCTGCCGCGGCGTCCGCACCGGCTGCCGAAGGCGGTGCTGTCGGTGTCGGAGGTGGAAGCGGTGCTTGCCGCGCCGGAGGTGGGGACGGTGCGGGGTCTGCGGGACCGGGCGCTGCTGGAGGTGCTGTACTCGACGGGTCTGCGGCGGATGGAGGTGATCGGTCTCGAGGTCTTCGACGTCGACTTGCGGCGAGGTCTGGTGCGAGTGGAGCAAGGCAAGGGGAGCCGGGATCGGGTGGTGCCGGTGGGGCAGCGGGCGTGCGCGTGGGTGAGCCGGTATCTCGCCGAAGGGCGGCCGGAGCTGGTGGTGGATCCGGCGCAGCGGGCGCTCTTCGTGGCCGACGGCGGCCGCGCCTTCCACCCGCAATATCTGTCCCGGCTGGTACGGCGCTACGTCGAAGCGGCGGGGATCGAGAAGTCGGGCTCGTGTCATCTGTTTCGCCACACAGCGGCGACGCTGATGCTCGAAAACGGCGCGGACATCCGCTTCATCCAGCAGCTGCTGGGGCACGCGGAGATCTCGACGACCCAGATCTACACCCAAGTGTCGATCCAGGCGCTGCAGGAGGTCCACACGCGGACCCACCCCGGGGCGGCGCTGCGCCGGCGGGAGGACGCTGGCCGGGAGATCGAGGCGGAGGAGCTGCTCGGCGCCCTGGAGGCGGAAGAGCTCGAGGAGGCGGTGGAGGAGGCCGCCGCCCCCAGCGGTCTGCCGTGCTCCGGCAGCAGCTGA